The DNA sequence CAATGTGAAACAGAACAGAATGTTATACGTTTTCATTTCCCGCAAGAAGcatgacacatttttttgtttctgtttctttttttttttttttttttaaaacgtacACACCGTTTGCTTACATCAAACAATAAAATATCTATCCCTTTTGAAAGACACAACAgtttggggggggtgggggtaggAGGCAGTTTTTGGGAGGTTTAACTGGTCACTTTCTGCAACATATGGAAGAAAATGTGTAAAGTTGTTTCTCTCCATGTTCAGGAACCCTAAaatgttgtgattggtttaaagagatgccaataaaccagagcaggtttttctcccatccaggaacgctgtgtggactagccagaccttccttcgcagcgctgtggaggaaggtctggcaagtAGTTAGGAAATAATCTGTATTTTGCTGCCTTGTTACAATGTTCACAACGCTTACATCAGCACTTCAGAAACTATCTGGAATGTCATCAGTCAGATCAAAACAAAGCTGGGAAACAATCACTTagtagaaatgaaaaaaacaaaaaaggtaaatctttaaaaaaagaaaaagcctaAATAAATATCTTACCTACAGTAAATGTGTGTTACTTTGCCAACAGAAGTGCAGCAACAACCTTTGACATTGGTCTGCTGTAACTTCCGGTGTCAAAGACTAGTTAAGTGTGCTTTAACATAAGTCACCCATACTCGATGGCCTCTGTGAATATTtcattttgtacataacttCCCCCGAGAGAGACTCGAACTACAAGAAGTCTGAACATTTGAGCGGGTACAAAATGCTTCCTCATTTCAGCCAGATTTACAAAATTCTCCTTTCAAAGTATTCCTTTTGACCCACTGACAAACACTTATGTAGCATGAGGGCTGCACAGCATATCGTTTTTATCATCATTGTGATGTGACATCAAtcggcgcaataaacacatcgcgaaaAGTTGCGACACATCTGTAAAGACACTCCCGAGTTTCTgttagttgaaaaaaaatatcagcagaaaactacACTTTAAAATGAACCGTCTGTTTTTTTAGTTCTGCCTTTTTATGTTGAATTCAATtatcaatttgttcaataaaaggaAGTTGGAagtgatttcctttcatttgttttaaagttcaagcagtttgttgtatttaaggagaatactgaaagcagcagaactgagaacactttaatatctcaTTATTTATCATGATATTAAACACAgttatcacatattttcctcatatcgtgcagccctaattagcACCTGCACTGATCTAGGAGAAGACTATTTGCTGATTCTTGTTGTGAGTGTTGAGTATTCGCAGCCATTTGCATAAAATATAGTTTAACTTCTTGTGGATTACAGGCCAGGCCACATGGTGCTGTATAATATAAAGAAATAcgataaaataatgaaaacaaaagtagttacgttcatttttttttaatattggcACAATGTGTTTGACTCTGTGTTGAAATATGGGTGACTTTGTTAactgaaaaaaagactaaattaGAGGTTAAAAAGGGGAGAGTGGTCATGGgtggttttttttcaacctggaccctcttttcgtatgtttgtgtgtctaagtgactgatgggaacaacaatctttgacattggtctgCTGTAACcgacagagatagacctttaaaacctctttgagacctttctgtttaaccagaaacagctctgaagtctctagctctaaacccaccagactccatttaaaaaaaaaaacaatacttttagcgtgtatagagcaaacATAATTctcacatgtaaatctgtaaactatgtgtttattaaaacgtctttttatggttttattttgtttccgtcgactttgaatgaagtgtattttacgatgctaaaatgactgtgtatttacatggagtctggtgggtttagcgaacgcaatttcacGGATGtttcatatgtttaaaaaaaggatcttactctttaacagaaaggtcaacctcctttgaaatcctttccataatgttgacacttagaatattaattcCGCTGACAGACTCGTCAGCGGCAacaacgagcacttttgtgaaggtaaatacaagctggacaattgtactattaacttacattgtagctggTTTCTCCACTGcagactgcagcgatctctgttaatactggaccaatgccaaagattgttgtttctatcagtcacttagacacaaaaacaggaaaatagggttgaaaaaacGTCAGTTACCCTTTCATACATTGCTCATATGTACATAGAAACTTTTCGGTTGCTGTAACTATTCTGCCTGTTCATTCTGGGGACAAAACAAAGTCCTGTCAAAATGTTCTCTAATATTTAGCGGTTAACTTCAGATAAACTTTTTTTGTCCTCAATCTGTTACTTTGGGGATTACATTAGAAGAGAACTCTTCTGTTTTTGGACGAGAGGCGTTGCAGCGACTGTTTCTTTTGATGTTCATATGTCAGCATTACATAACTCCGAAAACTGTGAGCCTTTTCTCTTCGACAGGTAGTCATGGAAACCAGGGTAAAGTTGGGAGAGCTGGATAGCAGTCTTGTCCAAGTCcaaagttgtgtgtgttgtgtgtgtgtgtgtgtgtgtgtgtgtgtgtgtgtgtgtgtgtgtgtgtgtgtgtgtgtgtgtgtgtgtgtgtgtgtgtgtgtgtgtgtgtgtgtgtgtgtgtgtgtgttgcgttgtGTGTTTGTTCCCCGTTACAGATCTGTCCGTGCACTGGCGGCTGCAGGAGCGAACTTGGGCATTAGCTCTGTGATTTTGCGGATGAAGTCAGACTTTTCGGCGCAGCCTTTGCAGGACTCGCCCCACTCCTCCAGAATCTTCTTCAGGTCTTTCACTTTAAGCTTCTTCAGGTCCACTGTGGTCAGGTCCAGCTGTTTGTCTACGCGGGACACACAAGACACAAAATTATCACCATACATATATAACCCTTAAGTATGAGTGGTGGATTGTaactaagtactgtacttaagtacacatttgacacacacacacacacacacacacacacacacacacacacacacacacacacacacacacacacacacacacacacacacacacacacacacacacacacacacacacacacacacacacacacacacacacacacacacacacacacacacacacactttgtaaaGATAAACTATGGCACAGAGAATGAGACTTTAATATGAGAACTCTagcaaagtgtttaaaaaaaatctgagtttTGTCCTCCCTTACCATATTTCAGTTCACAGATCTGGCTGTCTTTCTTCTTGAGTTTCTCACAGATCTTCTCCACTGGGGCGTGGTAGCTCAGAGGCTTGGACACCTCGTTGATAATCTTGGTGGCTGCATCGCTCGTTGCCCCGATGTAGTAACACTAGACACGAGAAATGGGGAGAAAGAAATCCAATAGGACGGTTTTTATAGGGTTGATCATGTAAGAGTCTCTCAGG is a window from the Perca flavescens isolate YP-PL-M2 chromosome 4, PFLA_1.0, whole genome shotgun sequence genome containing:
- the manf gene encoding mesencephalic astrocyte-derived neurotrophic factor isoform X2; its protein translation is MLCLSGLSVALALSLVPGPVEALKDGECEVCISFLGKFYQSLKDNNVKFNAADIENAIVKSCKEAKGKDNRFCYYIGATSDAATKIINEVSKPLSYHAPVEKICEKLKKKDSQICELKYDKQLDLTTVDLKKLKVKDLKKILEEWGESCKGCAEKSDFIRKITELMPKFAPAAASARTDL
- the manf gene encoding mesencephalic astrocyte-derived neurotrophic factor isoform X1, with product MRSVHRVPALQTPGPLHIDSSAASGNPPFVQKTQQKPGPDSRTGELTGSFLCISFLGKFYQSLKDNNVKFNAADIENAIVKSCKEAKGKDNRFCYYIGATSDAATKIINEVSKPLSYHAPVEKICEKLKKKDSQICELKYDKQLDLTTVDLKKLKVKDLKKILEEWGESCKGCAEKSDFIRKITELMPKFAPAAASARTDL